ATTTCAAGTAtcataagattattattaagattattAAGAATATAACTCTTCTATAcccatgtgtgtgaatgtgtttcttcttttctttttctgcaaATTTAATACCTCCTCTCTGTCGAATTCTTTCACACATGTATAAATTCGCCTTCCCTGATCTGACTTTTGGCcttcaaaaaatgtttaaaggacCCGAATTGTacttacgtaaaaaaaaaaaaaatacaccaaatCATGATGATTAGTCATCAGACGTGACTCtttgtgtaaatgttactgTATGAAACACAACATTCTCCCGACCCACGATGTCAGGTCTGACTGCGTTTTTATTCCAAACGAAcccctttatttatttccctGGCCGAGACACTCGTACGTTACCGCAGGTCACCGGTGAAGCGTCTGAAGTGCCGCGGTAAACACGTGCTGTTTTAATTAGACAGAGGTGAAAAACAATGTTGCGTAACGGCGTCTGTTTATTTATCTGCGCTCTTTACGGTGCCATCTGCCGGCATCCGGTCTGATCTCGCCGGATTTACCTCGTCTAACAAAACCACAGACGACTTGATTATCTCCCGCCACTTCTCCAGCTCGTCGTCATGGTAACGCTGCTGCGACTCCAGAAGCTGAGCCCACTCCATCTGCGTTTGGGGAAGTttactgcaaaacacacacacacacacacacacacagtccctaTAAGCATGTTTCCTCTGTAGAACAAGTAacttagattattttttaattcatttaattgaGATTTTGATTACAATATTGAATAAATCTTTTCTTAAACCTATAATTGATATGATTAAATAACATCAGTGGGTTCCAAGATCCTTCGTTTTCCTCCcagtgtttttttcctccaatgtgtgtgtatgtgtgtgtgtgtgtgagagagcggtACCTGTCGCGAGCTCGGAGGCCCTGCAGCGACACTAAGCTCTGTGTGGCCTGCTCCAGCATCCACAGCTTATAGAACAGCATCAGGTTCAGGAAAACCAGCAGCACCAGgctgaaaaacagaaacacagcCACGTTAaaggtttctctctctctctctctctttcacacacacacacacacacacacacacacacacacacacaaaaccttgCTAATGATCACACACTGACCCCTAGTGTTAGCATGCTAAACTTCATTTCTGCATCCAAATAAAAAGACTTGATACCTGACACAGATCCTACAGGACGCAAtgaagacgagagagagagagagagagagagagagacgtgtaaagaaaaaacaacaacaatgacagCAGAGCAACACAAGACAAGGAACAGGGACAGACGCGGGATACGGTTCAGAGGAGACGTGGCAAATCTTATCAAATGTGACGAACAATTAGCGTAAAGATCAGGCGGTGTGTGTCGCAGGATCTACAGCTTCCTCGTTTTAAATTAAAGAGCACAATATAATACGATATTATACGATATCTTATAAGCGCGGGGTGTATCATATGGGCtagcaaatatatatttttatattaatttaattctaaattaatataaaagagagataaaagtGTATTTTCTAAATCATAAAATCCACAGGTTGTAAAAGTGAAcgtttttgcttttttcaatTCCTGGGACAAATTTCATTATGGTTATAAAGTCATACTTAGTTTAATTCAATTGCTTCAATTATTTTTAGGTTTTTGGTAATCATACAGTTTAAAGTACTAAATTTAATCTAGACTTTTTTGGTCTAAcatgaaaatctttttttcctcgTCATGCACAAATAtacgataaataaataaaaacaaggcCATGATATTATCGCTATAATATTAATGCTAGCAGTGACTCCTTTTCATTTTGGATTATTTCCCCATAATAGCGTGCCACACCCCGTTTCATTCCACTTCAATAAACTTCTGTTTAAACCAACTGATCACTTTTACCCTGATTCACCCCGCGTCCACTAGGGGCAGTAGTGGCAGTGCAGGGAGTTAGAACCTTCCCCTCaccctgacctctgacctctcaGTGCATGCTGTTTTGACATTAAGTTCTAGCATTAGGTATTAGTAAAGTCGTGTAATAAACTCACACGAAGCTGATGATGAGCAGGAGTTTGGAGACGCTGTAGAGAGCCAGACCTCCGGCGGCCGGGTCGGGGAAGTGCCGCGTCTGTGTGGATCCTGTGCCAAGGAGGATTATGGGAAAGAATATACAAGAAGTGGTTAAACAAGGCGGCTGAATATCTGGGATACCTGGTTAGCACCTAATGCCGAGTGCAAAAGTTAGCATcccttaatataaatataataataataataataatacttaggTTGTCTTCTTTAGCAAGAGAATGCCCCGGAACTCATCCTccacaaaaatacaaattttgttaaaaatgcttTGCTCTaactccttctttctttttacatgGTTTTAGACGGACGACAAAGACAATGGCATAAACCCCAGTGTTCAATAGCTTTGGTTGCTAAGCAACATGACACAAAGAGGATAGGGGACCAGCAGAGCAGTGTCCTAATTGTAAGCGCTTCATTGGTATAAAACCTGGTGGATTATTCAGAATACAGCTGTTGTGATCTGGTCAAAGATATAACAAACGTTTTCTATCAATCTGTAAATCGggttttaaacttatttttactCCACGTTTAAcctgattacaaaaaaaaaaaaaaaaaaaatcactaaaactGCGTCAAGCACATTAAGATTCATATTTCAGTGTTCCACTTGCACAGATGTTAAACTGGGTCATTCGAACCCGAGCTGTACGAGTTAATTAACTCAGGGCGTTAATCACATGGTCCCACGTCGCCGCAGATACGCGACACGTGTCCTGGATGATTTATGCGCTGGCGCGAAAGCTGAGAGCTCGAACCTGGGACGTGTTTGATGCGCTGGATGACCTCGTCATCCTCGGCGGTGGTGATGGCGCTCAGCTCCTCGTCCATGTGCTGCGGCCGGAGGTGAGCCGTCGCCCGTTTCCGGTGTCGCCTCATCGTGGACGAGCGCGTCGCTTTGGTTTTGGGAGATGGTCTGTGGGGTTCGTTGAGCACGACTTCCACTTTGCTCAGCTCCAgttctgcaaacacacacacacacacacacacacacacacacacacacacacacacacacacacatacacacaattaaTACAGCTACATCTAAATTAATCCAAATctacagctaaccttcatttaaTGATCACAATGGAAACAGTCCAGCTCTTTGAGTTTAGACAAAATGCAGCAACTACAGGAACACCATGGACAATGTGGAAAATCAGCCCACAtgtcatgtctttggactttagAAGGAAACCAAAGGAACCCTGAAAAAACTAATAAAGCATTAGGAGGGCgtgcaaactccacatacacaGAGCAGAGCGATCATTCGAACCCCCATCCCTGGCGGTTTGAGGCAACCGTGCTAAACAATAAGCCACCGCGCCAACTTTATaatgctaataaaataaaaactattttataataatggaCTCCGAAGCGTACTCACctaaatgtctaaaatattCATCGAGGCCACTCCAGAAGTTTCTCTCAATAAAGCCCTTGACGAGACCCCAAGGCTGTTTTCTGTAGCGTAACTCTGTGGAAACCCTGCAGGAACAAAACATCACACAAGGCGCCATAATGTAACACAACATTTATTCGCATTTAGGACcctggaatatatatatatatatatatatatatatatactcttattttataaataaggtTCAGATTTCTAGATAAGgtttaaatatgaaatgaaagTCTTTAACTAAAGAGGGTTAGATTGTGGTGTCCTACCCAGTTATAACCACTGGAGGGCGATATGGCACGACAACCGGAATGATCTGATGTCTAATGGTGTTTAATGACATCATGGCTAAACATTACGGTGTTAGAAGATGCTATTTGTGTGCTGTTTTATTCTCTGTAGCCTCTTCTATCTCACCTTAATCTGCATTTGTTCTTAGCCACCCTTGTTAGCATGTAGCGGTTGAGCGTGTAGAAGTAGTCGTGATAAGGGACGTCATGGGTGATGACTTCGGCATCCACGATGTAGCACTCGGTCTCCTGGCTGGCTTTGTACAGGGtctagggagaaaaaaaagacataagaCTTTGATTAAAGTTTTAATTTAGGTCTAAGAGATATTTCTTGAAACTTTCACATCACTGTTGCTCATTAAACAAGTTCTTTTCCTCTTGAAATCAACAACAAATCAGATTTAAGTCTTCAAAAATGTGAAGGGACACAGATGGACTTTTGGTAATTTATCAGCAGGAACAAAAAcgtcaaaaaaaaatctgggatTTTTTCCCCAGGTGCTGTCTAGCCTGATTCTAAGCTCCGTCTCTCAAAACTTCAAAACTGAATTCTCCCACAACTAAACAAAATCCTTTGGTTAAAACCTGTATATGCTACCTGAGTCTCAGTGACTGTAGCGGTTTTTGGAGCCAGGGGATTGGTGATGGAGATGGTATACATGATCTCTCTGCTCTGGTCTCCCGTCTCCTCCTTCTTCCATGGACGATACACCACACCTGCCGAGTACATCACAGATCaagcgtaaaaaaaaacagaactttaAGTTCAGTCCTGATATACACACAGAAAGTGATGAACCGTTCGGATAAACCGTTCTCACCGGAGAAGCGCCGTAGCTCCAGGAAGTCCTGCATGAACTGCGACTCGGTGAAGAGGAGATCATATAGCTTGTCCACGCTAAACTTGTACACCTCGTTGATGTACAGCTTCCCATTTAAATCGTCGTGGAAAGCCTGGACTTCTCCTGAGGAAAGAAACAGTGTGAGTTGTGTGAAAGCGCTCTGGGACGCTACGGGATCGTCGTGATCGCGCTTACCATCATCATGGGTTTCCGACGAGTCGCTTAGCTCGGTTGGAAGATCCTCGTTGTCGTTGAAGTCAAGCGACGGCGATGGTGCAGGACCACTGGATTTGGACAGCTTGTTCTCTGGTAAAGGCAGACTTAGGAGATCTTCAGGAAGACAAGCAGAAAACTCCTCATCTGGTGGAACGTCATACTAGACAAAAATATCAAGCATCAGATGCTATTTACTGACCAGGTCCCTGCCAAAAACAACAGTCATGAATATGATTCTCGGTGGTAAGCTTAGATGCTTGAATTGTACATCCTTTGCATCAAGTGTGTGTGGTTCTTGTGTGGTTCTCACATGACCAGGGGTGTCGCCGCTGCCCGAAGAAGGGATGTTATTGCTGGTGAAGGATTTCTCGGGCAGCTGCGGACTCGTGTCAACTTTGACCTCTGGGGTTTTGGTGCACACGTCCTGGGCCTCATTGTCCTCAGGTGGGATCTCCTCACAGTACCTGCACCAGGGAGGGGGGCAACAGCTGGAGGTAAAGATTATCAGCTCGAGGAGACAAAGCGACACTCTTAGACATATAACAGGGTACTGTGGTGAGAGCTGGAGGTTGTCCTAACATGGGTGTTATAACCTTGGGTAAACAGGCTGAATACCAACACTTCAAGCTTGGAATTATGAAGACTGACTCAAGGAGGTATTTGGGATGGGTTTTAAACGTTACCTTCTTGAAGGAATGCATAAATAATTGCAATGGACCAATTATGTCCTCAAATCACAATTcatagataaatatttttttatttgaatggaTGATATATAGATGGTGGAAGATTTCATGGAAAGATGATCTAAAAGATTAACGGATTGATggataaatgtttgtttttattgacagatgaattaataaatagatgGAGGGATTTATGTATGTTTCTTGGAAGGGTGGAGAGAGCTTCGGTGGACAGATGGATCAATAAACATTGTTTGAATGCTTTACTTTTTAATGGCCAGATGGCTGGTTGAAAGGCTGGAGAAACAAAATAAGCCCGTGTCAAAAGATTACATAAAGTGCACAAAATATGGATTTTCTGActgatttgatttgaaaaataataataataacaaataaggggtgttcaagtcaaagtgggacttctGACTGTCCAGAATaacaacacagttatgaaagtaaaaactccctttatttctccatataatctcctgctacactaatgcacttatcccagtgtctcactagtgcttggacaccagcAAGGTAGGGATTTTTCTCATTATACCGGAGCCATGGTTGGACTGCCTGGTTCCtccaaggaactcctttaatggcccaaagaTTTGGAAAGgatttggagcgaggtcaggactatacaggggttgtggcaataactcccagccgagttcctgtaatgtgccagtgatgttggtaaatgattgcaTGTAAAGTTCCCttagacagatgcgtctcttctgcaagttggtgataAGTAATACGTCGATTTAGCATTCCATTTGCTCAATTTCAAAAATTTCATTACGGTTTGCCTTGAAATCCTTTCGTAGATAAATTACCTCTGGATGAATGGAGGAATGCAtatagatggatgaatagacGGATGTATGGACAAACAGACGGGTAGATTTTTTGAATAGTTGGATGGTAGATTAATGAATGCATGGAGAAATGGATTTAATTCATGGATTTAACTTTAATGTTAAGTTTCAACTGGTATCTGTATTGCATCATCAGCCAGGTGGACAACTCAGGCTTATATCCTAGTGTGATGGATGGACGGGTATAGTGttcaaatgaatgaatggatgtgTAGATGGATGGTAGATAAATGGATACATAGACAGATAAATCTGACTGTAATGCCACAGTAAGTTTCAACCTGTATTTATACTACATCAACCAGGCTCTTATCTTAGAGTCGACAAACGAATGGATTAATGGATGAATAAACAAATGGATGGATAAGTAGATTGTTGGAAAAGTTGATGGCCGTGTATGAACCAGGcatcacatttttataaatgtggtAGGAGGCAAAACTCACCCCATGGTGTTAAAGTCATCGTCTGGGGGCACATAATCCTCATCATCACTCGTCAAGCCCAGCTCATTCCCGTAGCACTGATGGACAAAATGCCATAGCTCTTTGGGACACAAGGGCTATCCAGCAaagacagagggaaaaaaatgcactgatatagcaaagaaaagaaatctcTAGTGATTTCTTGTACATTAACAGTTCTCTGCTGCATGCTGGATGTGGCTAACCTTGTCCAGGAGAGCGTTCTGCCAAAGACGGAACATCATCATGTAGGTCCGATCCCGGGCACCAAATGAGGTAAAAAAGTGCTGCAAAAGAAAACGATGATGTTTCAAAAAGGAgtggtgtagaaaaaaaaagttcagtcaGTTTAGTCAGAAATGAAGAGTACCTTCTCGTTGTCAGTACACAGCTGGATTGCATTGGGGATGAGACGTGCCGTCTTTTCTTTAGTCATGGAACAGATGTCCTTTAGACGTACCATCAGCTACATAAACACAGAGGTAATTCATGAAGACTGACCATGAGCGAATCATGCAcaaatagaagaagaagaacaacaaataatatcaaacaaatgaataaacacCAGTGTTTCCCAGCGGAAGATGTTGCTGTAGAAGCAAATCCAGTTTTCTGAGAGGTAGAGGCGACCCTGAAGGAGGATATCTCTCTGCAGGGCACATGAGTAGTCTGGCAGGAGGAAGGTCAAAGGACAAAGGTCAGAGCTTGATCTAGAGGGGTCAAGCTAAAAGATAGTCTGTAAAAGTTCACGTATCTCAGGGCGTCTTGTGCTCAATCAATCAGAATCTGTATCTTCTACCAAAATGCACCAATATCCCGATATATAAACTGTATCCTTATTGCTGGTCATTTCCTGTAAACACTGTAACCATAGTTGGTTAAGTGCTCTAGTGACCGACAGGGAACTACTTGGAaccttccagaaaaaaaaaaacaacaacagtaagaCACCATTAAGGTcctttctaaaacattttaaatcttttacccAATTCAGGACACAATTCTgatttttctttgcttcatcGTGGGATTCTGGATTCTATCCCAGGAACACTGTGGACAAGGCAGGTGTTATTACCTGGATGCACCACCAGGACACGACAGGGCACcaggcaaacacacatacacagttggAGGCAATTTAGAGTTGCCAATCCACCTACTGACAGGTTCTTGGGAGGTGAGAATGAATCATGGAGCAGAACCTGGAGGGAACTCATACTGATGCAGAACTCAGCATGTACAGTAATCTGAGAGAGGGTGGACCGGCACTCCATGAGTTTTCTACTGAATCGCTGCTCTCCCACTCACCGACAATGAGGCGTTCAGTGTCAGGTAGCTGCTTGAAGAGTTTCCTGAAGTCCTCATTGCGTTGCTTATACGTAGGTGACAACACCTGAGAGAGGTAAAAATTACAGAGCTTGGAAGACATCGGGACTACAACAGGATGTTCTAGGATCTACAGCAGGGATCTTCAGGTCCAGTCCTGGAGAGCCAGTGTCCCACAtagtttggtgattcttctgcTTAAACACAGTTGATTTAACTAACCTGTTAATTACCAGGATTGGTGGGTGGGTTCAGGTGTTGAAGAATTGACACTGGATCTCCAAGACTGAAGTTGAAGATCCCTGATCTAAAAGAGAAATATAACACAGTGGTCTGTGGAGATAATCACTATATAACATCACGTGATATCCAACATGGACATTTTGTAATATGCTCATGATGAGTGGTATGGGAGGCATGAACTGCTTGTAAGGTATCtacagtgcatctggaaagtatgaaaaaatcaaatgtacaaccagttgtagaaacatctcaaggatgatcagtggaaacaggaagcacctgagctcaattttgagtgtcatggcaaaggctataaatacttttgtacatgtgatttattaatttttaatacatttgcaaatatgtcaatcaataattttttgagaaaaatAGTAACTTGAATCCATTTtgaaataaggctgtaacatatcagaatgtggaaaaagtgatgtgctgtgaatactttctggatgaACTGTATGTGTTGTTGTTGGTTAAGTTTTTTTATTCGTATTTGTAAGCTTTTTCAAAAGTCTTTCTCAAAACCCAGCAGagcttcctgaaaaaaaaatgatttaaatgagtCTGGTTCACCAAACGTTAAGCTTTGTGAGTTCGAAAATTCTACAGTAAAGAGAAATGACACCCAATTGCTCCAGAGCGACATGCATTCACTCTTGAGTCAGAGCGTTGGCACTTTTATGAGCTACTATAAAAAAGCCATAACTCCACCATTTGTGTTTCCTCGCTGATCACTTACTGCTGGAACTTTCTCAAACTCCCATTCCCACTGAGTCCAACAATACCGGAGTCCTTCAGGGTGCTGAAGCGTCTCCCAATCGCACAGCAAGTTCGCCGCACTCTCCATGCTGACCATTTCTGTCGGTTCAAATAAAGAACGCTCACAAGGGGTTTCCACCACAGCTGTTAACCCAGCTGATTGATGGCAGCTACTTTAGTCGGGTCAAAGATCTATCTTCCTGGAGGACAGCTTTTTCTAGTTGCTGTGTCGAGGCTGAGCCCAGCCTCTGGAGAACGACACAGAACTCAAATGACCCTGGGTAACCTCGTTAAACTTCTGGTGGCATGCCATCTGTCATTGGCCAGTCCAGGAGCAGCAGTTCTCTATGCGGGTTCAGGAAACCGCAGAACAACCAAGGAAGCTTGAAATCCTGTAGATAAATCCATCCTGAACTTTCAGCGGAAACCCTATACAATGTATGGGCGAATGAAAAGTACTTCTTGTTGCTAGATCTTTTCCCAAATTAAGAGGCAAGTTTTTGGCAGACGACCAGGAATACCTTCAAGCATGGTTAGAAGGAAGCAGCATGCAAGAAGCCCGAAAAAGCAAACATGATCACGCTTCATTGGTAGATAAATAAAATCCCACTTTCTTTAAATGAAGATGCTTCCATTGACTCGTCAGTCATCTTGTCAGTGAACCCTTTAAACTCTGCTTGTTGGAGTGCAGTCCTCTAAGCATcaacttttgcacagttttgAACAGTGATGGTTTCATCCACGCGTCAAAGGAAAGAAACTGCTGGAGTAGataatattaaaagtaaaaataatccCTTTTGGAAAAGCCTTAATTCCTTGAAGAGGGGCAAGGTCGGGGAATCGGTGCTCTCTTgcaaaagaaacaagaaaaacagGCAAAACAACAGCTTTGCCTAGTGCTCTTGCAAGTTTCCTAGAAAACAACAGCGGAGGATGGGAGGAGGCACTTACTCGCCGAATGTTTGTGTGCTGAAGAAAGAGTTGAAGGAATTGGGTGGGGGGAATGGGTTAGCCTTGAACCAATCCAAAAACCAGCAGAGTCCAGAGAAGGGGCCGTGGTGTAAAAGTCTGCTCCCTGCTGCAGGACAGTCACACCTACTTCCACCCTGAAGCAACACTGAGATTTACGGTGACGCCCCCCTCGTGTGTGCCCCCTTACCGaattc
The sequence above is drawn from the Clarias gariepinus isolate MV-2021 ecotype Netherlands chromosome 17, CGAR_prim_01v2, whole genome shotgun sequence genome and encodes:
- the gramd1ba gene encoding protein Aster-B isoform X4, which gives rise to MSETLQLPALQVQAPCDVDQDGSPSRENPTMLSPSLRRKRFKMRRMKHVQSEREPTDGSKEYLQLPSIEITPSSDEDAFGSGSSTPNASPCRRRSLLRKWLRGGDKKEQSSESSSQQSSLQSSHEDDSTRYLSPNAREDSTASNSTRSTPTCSPVLRKRSRSPVPPSADGENMVEKSSDHSSDKSPSTPEQTVQRTYSQSRTGNKNSKKSQSWYNVLSPTYKQRNEDFRKLFKQLPDTERLIVDYSCALQRDILLQGRLYLSENWICFYSNIFRWETLLMVRLKDICSMTKEKTARLIPNAIQLCTDNEKHFFTSFGARDRTYMMMFRLWQNALLDKPLCPKELWHFVHQCYGNELGLTSDDEDYVPPDDDFNTMGYCEEIPPEDNEAQDVCTKTPEVKVDTSPQLPEKSFTSNNIPSSGSGDTPGHYDVPPDEEFSACLPEDLLSLPLPENKLSKSSGPAPSPSLDFNDNEDLPTELSDSSETHDDGEVQAFHDDLNGKLYINEVYKFSVDKLYDLLFTESQFMQDFLELRRFSGVVYRPWKKEETGDQSREIMYTISITNPLAPKTATVTETQTLYKASQETECYIVDAEVITHDVPYHDYFYTLNRYMLTRVAKNKCRLRVSTELRYRKQPWGLVKGFIERNFWSGLDEYFRHLELELSKVEVVLNEPHRPSPKTKATRSSTMRRHRKRATAHLRPQHMDEELSAITTAEDDEVIQRIKHVPGSTQTRHFPDPAAGGLALYSVSKLLLIISFVLVLLVFLNLMLFYKLWMLEQATQSLVSLQGLRARDSKLPQTQMEWAQLLESQQRYHDDELEKWREIIKSSVVLLDEMRGSLLNLQKGISMRDDGSAAQDKRNRYH
- the gramd1ba gene encoding protein Aster-B isoform X1, producing MSETLQLPALQVQAPCDVDQDGSPSRENPTMLSPSLRRKRFKMRRMKHVQSEREPTDGSKEYLQLPSIEITPSSDEDAFGSGSSTPNASPCRRRSLLRKWLRGGDKKEQSSESSSQQSSLQSSHEDDSTRYLSPNAREDSTASNSTRSTPTCSPVLRKRSRSPVPPSADGENMVEKSSDHSSDKSPSTPEQTVQRTYSQSRTGNKNSKSHKRLSRKSQSWYNVLSPTYKQRNEDFRKLFKQLPDTERLIVDYSCALQRDILLQGRLYLSENWICFYSNIFRWETLLMVRLKDICSMTKEKTARLIPNAIQLCTDNEKHFFTSFGARDRTYMMMFRLWQNALLDKPLCPKELWHFVHQCYGNELGLTSDDEDYVPPDDDFNTMGCCPPPWCRYCEEIPPEDNEAQDVCTKTPEVKVDTSPQLPEKSFTSNNIPSSGSGDTPGHYDVPPDEEFSACLPEDLLSLPLPENKLSKSSGPAPSPSLDFNDNEDLPTELSDSSETHDDGEVQAFHDDLNGKLYINEVYKFSVDKLYDLLFTESQFMQDFLELRRFSGVVYRPWKKEETGDQSREIMYTISITNPLAPKTATVTETQTLYKASQETECYIVDAEVITHDVPYHDYFYTLNRYMLTRVAKNKCRLRVSTELRYRKQPWGLVKGFIERNFWSGLDEYFRHLELELSKVEVVLNEPHRPSPKTKATRSSTMRRHRKRATAHLRPQHMDEELSAITTAEDDEVIQRIKHVPGSTQTRHFPDPAAGGLALYSVSKLLLIISFVLVLLVFLNLMLFYKLWMLEQATQSLVSLQGLRARDSKLPQTQMEWAQLLESQQRYHDDELEKWREIIKSSVVLLDEMRGSLLNLQKGISMRDDGSAAQDKRNRYH
- the gramd1ba gene encoding protein Aster-B isoform X3: MSETLQLPALQVQAPCDVDQDGSPSRENPTMLSPSLRRKRFKMRRMKHVQSEREPTDGSKEYLQLPSIEITPSSDEDAFGSGSSTPNASPCRRRSLLRKWLRGGDKKEQSSESSSQQSSLQSSHEDDSTRYLSPNAREDSTASNSTRSTPTCSPVLRKRSRSPVPPSADGENMVEKSSDHSSDKSPSTPEQTVQRTYSQSRTGNKNSKSHKRLSRKSQSWYNVLSPTYKQRNEDFRKLFKQLPDTERLIVDYSCALQRDILLQGRLYLSENWICFYSNIFRWETLLMVRLKDICSMTKEKTARLIPNAIQLCTDNEKHFFTSFGARDRTYMMMFRLWQNALLDKPLCPKELWHFVHQCYGNELGLTSDDEDYVPPDDDFNTMGYCEEIPPEDNEAQDVCTKTPEVKVDTSPQLPEKSFTSNNIPSSGSGDTPGHYDVPPDEEFSACLPEDLLSLPLPENKLSKSSGPAPSPSLDFNDNEDLPTELSDSSETHDDGEVQAFHDDLNGKLYINEVYKFSVDKLYDLLFTESQFMQDFLELRRFSGVVYRPWKKEETGDQSREIMYTISITNPLAPKTATVTETQTLYKASQETECYIVDAEVITHDVPYHDYFYTLNRYMLTRVAKNKCRLRVSTELRYRKQPWGLVKGFIERNFWSGLDEYFRHLELELSKVEVVLNEPHRPSPKTKATRSSTMRRHRKRATAHLRPQHMDEELSAITTAEDDEVIQRIKHVPGSTQTRHFPDPAAGGLALYSVSKLLLIISFVLVLLVFLNLMLFYKLWMLEQATQSLVSLQGLRARDSKLPQTQMEWAQLLESQQRYHDDELEKWREIIKSSVVLLDEMRGSLLNLQKGISMRDDGSAAQDKRNRYH
- the gramd1ba gene encoding protein Aster-B isoform X2; protein product: MSETLQLPALQVQAPCDVDQDGSPSRENPTMLSPSLRRKRFKMRRMKHVQSEREPTDGSKEYLQLPSIEITPSSDEDAFGSGSSTPNASPCRRRSLLRKWLRGGDKKEQSSESSSQQSSLQSSHEDDSTRYLSPNAREDSTASNSTRSTPTCSPVLRKRSRSPVPPSADGENMVEKSSDHSSDKSPSTPEQTVQRTYSQSRTGNKNSKKSQSWYNVLSPTYKQRNEDFRKLFKQLPDTERLIVDYSCALQRDILLQGRLYLSENWICFYSNIFRWETLLMVRLKDICSMTKEKTARLIPNAIQLCTDNEKHFFTSFGARDRTYMMMFRLWQNALLDKPLCPKELWHFVHQCYGNELGLTSDDEDYVPPDDDFNTMGCCPPPWCRYCEEIPPEDNEAQDVCTKTPEVKVDTSPQLPEKSFTSNNIPSSGSGDTPGHYDVPPDEEFSACLPEDLLSLPLPENKLSKSSGPAPSPSLDFNDNEDLPTELSDSSETHDDGEVQAFHDDLNGKLYINEVYKFSVDKLYDLLFTESQFMQDFLELRRFSGVVYRPWKKEETGDQSREIMYTISITNPLAPKTATVTETQTLYKASQETECYIVDAEVITHDVPYHDYFYTLNRYMLTRVAKNKCRLRVSTELRYRKQPWGLVKGFIERNFWSGLDEYFRHLELELSKVEVVLNEPHRPSPKTKATRSSTMRRHRKRATAHLRPQHMDEELSAITTAEDDEVIQRIKHVPGSTQTRHFPDPAAGGLALYSVSKLLLIISFVLVLLVFLNLMLFYKLWMLEQATQSLVSLQGLRARDSKLPQTQMEWAQLLESQQRYHDDELEKWREIIKSSVVLLDEMRGSLLNLQKGISMRDDGSAAQDKRNRYH
- the gramd1ba gene encoding protein Aster-B isoform X6 encodes the protein MVEKSSDHSSDKSPSTPEQTVQRTYSQSRTGNKNSKSHKRLSRKSQSWYNVLSPTYKQRNEDFRKLFKQLPDTERLIVDYSCALQRDILLQGRLYLSENWICFYSNIFRWETLLMVRLKDICSMTKEKTARLIPNAIQLCTDNEKHFFTSFGARDRTYMMMFRLWQNALLDKPLCPKELWHFVHQCYGNELGLTSDDEDYVPPDDDFNTMGCCPPPWCRYCEEIPPEDNEAQDVCTKTPEVKVDTSPQLPEKSFTSNNIPSSGSGDTPGHYDVPPDEEFSACLPEDLLSLPLPENKLSKSSGPAPSPSLDFNDNEDLPTELSDSSETHDDGEVQAFHDDLNGKLYINEVYKFSVDKLYDLLFTESQFMQDFLELRRFSGVVYRPWKKEETGDQSREIMYTISITNPLAPKTATVTETQTLYKASQETECYIVDAEVITHDVPYHDYFYTLNRYMLTRVAKNKCRLRVSTELRYRKQPWGLVKGFIERNFWSGLDEYFRHLELELSKVEVVLNEPHRPSPKTKATRSSTMRRHRKRATAHLRPQHMDEELSAITTAEDDEVIQRIKHVPGSTQTRHFPDPAAGGLALYSVSKLLLIISFVLVLLVFLNLMLFYKLWMLEQATQSLVSLQGLRARDSKLPQTQMEWAQLLESQQRYHDDELEKWREIIKSSVVLLDEMRGSLLNLQKGISMRDDGSAAQDKRNRYH
- the gramd1ba gene encoding protein Aster-B isoform X5; this translates as MKGFKLACTASNSTRSTPTCSPVLRKRSRSPVPPSADGENMVEKSSDHSSDKSPSTPEQTVQRTYSQSRTGNKNSKSHKRLSRKSQSWYNVLSPTYKQRNEDFRKLFKQLPDTERLIVDYSCALQRDILLQGRLYLSENWICFYSNIFRWETLLMVRLKDICSMTKEKTARLIPNAIQLCTDNEKHFFTSFGARDRTYMMMFRLWQNALLDKPLCPKELWHFVHQCYGNELGLTSDDEDYVPPDDDFNTMGCCPPPWCRYCEEIPPEDNEAQDVCTKTPEVKVDTSPQLPEKSFTSNNIPSSGSGDTPGHYDVPPDEEFSACLPEDLLSLPLPENKLSKSSGPAPSPSLDFNDNEDLPTELSDSSETHDDGEVQAFHDDLNGKLYINEVYKFSVDKLYDLLFTESQFMQDFLELRRFSGVVYRPWKKEETGDQSREIMYTISITNPLAPKTATVTETQTLYKASQETECYIVDAEVITHDVPYHDYFYTLNRYMLTRVAKNKCRLRVSTELRYRKQPWGLVKGFIERNFWSGLDEYFRHLELELSKVEVVLNEPHRPSPKTKATRSSTMRRHRKRATAHLRPQHMDEELSAITTAEDDEVIQRIKHVPGSTQTRHFPDPAAGGLALYSVSKLLLIISFVLVLLVFLNLMLFYKLWMLEQATQSLVSLQGLRARDSKLPQTQMEWAQLLESQQRYHDDELEKWREIIKSSVVLLDEMRGSLLNLQKGISMRDDGSAAQDKRNRYH